Proteins co-encoded in one Bacillus infantis NRRL B-14911 genomic window:
- a CDS encoding spore germination protein, whose amino-acid sequence MAFKKKNTTEKKYQWKPEEMPEELVSADHVRKKMEGSDDFKERIIEAEGRTLYLFFLSSMVDDARLEERIIKPLSLSAGNLIEKQAQTQEVQRTSILSDALKGILTGYCFAMEHDSSEGVLLSAASSLSREISDPANEHIIQGSHEGFIENIGKNLLLIRKRIENPNLKVKYITIGKATNTASALIYIENLTSGKLITEITKRLASISMDSIQSPGFIQDCIEDHPFSPFPQILNTERPDRAAAHLMEGRAVLITDGSPSVMIMPVTFFAFFQSPEDYNNRWYLGSFFRFLRLISFILSLILPAFYVAVVSYHHEIVPIELVYTLQASLNFVPVPPVIEAMFMQLALELLREAAVRLPQPIAQTIGIVGGLVIGTAVVEAGLVSNVMIIVVALTAIASFVIPSIEMSNTLRFIGFPLMLLASIFGFIGIVFGLLLLVIHLAQLKSFGVPYFSPFAPLRLKELKDTFIRVPVWLMKKRPKDSMAASLTKQGSSRGWKRNESEDTY is encoded by the coding sequence ATGGCTTTTAAAAAGAAAAACACTACTGAAAAAAAGTATCAATGGAAGCCTGAAGAAATGCCTGAAGAGCTGGTATCCGCTGATCATGTCAGGAAGAAGATGGAAGGCTCTGATGACTTCAAGGAAAGGATCATTGAAGCAGAGGGAAGGACTCTTTATCTCTTTTTTCTTTCCAGCATGGTTGATGATGCCAGGCTTGAGGAAAGAATCATCAAGCCGCTTTCACTATCAGCAGGAAATCTCATAGAGAAACAGGCGCAAACACAGGAGGTTCAACGCACTTCTATCCTGAGTGATGCACTGAAAGGGATTCTGACAGGATATTGCTTTGCCATGGAGCATGATTCTTCCGAGGGTGTGCTTCTTTCTGCAGCTTCCAGCCTTTCCAGAGAAATTTCTGACCCGGCCAATGAACATATTATCCAGGGCTCTCACGAAGGATTCATTGAGAACATCGGCAAGAACCTCCTTTTGATCAGGAAGCGCATCGAGAATCCCAATTTAAAAGTAAAATATATAACGATCGGCAAAGCGACCAATACCGCTTCTGCACTTATTTACATAGAAAACCTCACCTCCGGAAAACTGATAACCGAGATTACAAAAAGGCTTGCCAGCATTTCCATGGACAGCATTCAGAGTCCAGGATTTATCCAGGATTGCATCGAGGACCATCCTTTTTCTCCGTTTCCACAGATATTGAATACAGAAAGGCCGGACAGAGCTGCTGCACATTTGATGGAAGGAAGGGCTGTGCTCATTACGGATGGCAGCCCTTCTGTGATGATCATGCCAGTGACATTTTTTGCTTTCTTTCAATCTCCGGAAGATTATAACAACCGCTGGTACCTGGGCTCCTTTTTCCGGTTTCTGCGGCTTATCTCATTTATCTTGTCGCTGATATTGCCTGCTTTCTATGTGGCGGTTGTTTCCTATCATCATGAAATCGTTCCAATTGAACTTGTTTACACACTTCAGGCGTCATTGAATTTTGTGCCGGTGCCTCCAGTCATAGAAGCAATGTTCATGCAGCTGGCCCTTGAACTGCTGAGGGAAGCGGCAGTACGGCTGCCGCAGCCGATTGCACAAACCATTGGCATAGTCGGAGGGCTTGTTATTGGGACTGCAGTGGTGGAAGCCGGCCTCGTTTCCAATGTCATGATCATAGTAGTGGCCTTGACCGCAATTGCATCCTTTGTCATTCCATCTATTGAAATGAGCAATACCCTCCGGTTTATCGGGTTCCCGCTTATGCTTCTGGCAAGCATATTCGGCTTCATCGGCATTGTGTTCGGCCTGCTTCTGCTGGTGATCCATCTAGCTCAGCTTAAATCATTTGGTGTTCCGTATTTCAGTCCTTTTGCACCTCTCAGGC
- a CDS encoding acyl-CoA dehydrogenase family protein, with protein MEKLRRSNVRDFIKAAGEADKYEQMKELSAIFKERSRSKENRGSFPHRNILDLKASGYTSLTVPADRGGKGISLLEMIRLQEKLAEGDGSTALAIGWHMGITKNLGEKRKWDDELFSFLCREILDGKLINSAATERQTGSPTRGGRPQTTAVLKGGNWVISGRKTFTTMAPALDYFIVSAFIPSEDKTGNFLVPREAEGLSIEETWDSVSMRGTGSHDLVLDEVSIDKTFLAEILGQDKKANGWLLHIPAVYLGIAQAAQDYAAGFAKSYSPNSIQGTISDIPSVQQKIGEIELELMRAREFLYAAADRWDRAAENERESMQPLLGAVKLAVTNAALTVADLAIRVVGARSLSEQNPLQQYYLDIRAGLHNPPMDDMTISLLARKALSRLD; from the coding sequence ATGGAAAAGTTAAGGAGGAGTAATGTGCGCGATTTTATCAAAGCTGCGGGTGAAGCAGACAAATACGAACAGATGAAAGAGCTGTCCGCCATCTTCAAGGAGCGGAGCCGATCAAAGGAAAATAGAGGGAGCTTCCCACATAGAAATATTTTAGACCTGAAAGCTTCCGGCTACACATCCCTTACTGTTCCGGCAGACCGGGGCGGAAAGGGTATCTCATTGCTAGAAATGATCAGGCTGCAGGAAAAGCTCGCAGAAGGAGATGGTTCTACTGCACTTGCAATCGGATGGCATATGGGGATAACGAAAAATCTGGGAGAGAAAAGGAAGTGGGATGACGAACTTTTTTCCTTTCTTTGCCGTGAAATCCTGGACGGGAAGCTGATAAACAGTGCCGCAACGGAAAGGCAGACAGGCAGCCCGACACGGGGCGGACGGCCCCAGACTACAGCAGTCCTCAAGGGTGGAAACTGGGTGATCAGCGGCAGAAAGACCTTTACAACGATGGCTCCGGCTCTGGATTATTTTATTGTCAGCGCCTTCATTCCAAGTGAAGACAAGACAGGAAATTTCCTTGTTCCCAGAGAGGCTGAAGGTTTGTCGATCGAGGAGACATGGGACAGTGTCAGTATGAGAGGCACCGGCAGCCATGATCTTGTGCTTGATGAGGTTTCCATTGATAAGACATTCCTGGCTGAAATATTGGGGCAGGACAAAAAGGCGAATGGCTGGCTTCTTCATATTCCAGCGGTATATCTTGGCATTGCACAAGCAGCCCAGGATTATGCGGCTGGCTTTGCTAAAAGTTATTCTCCCAATAGCATCCAGGGAACCATCAGCGATATCCCTTCTGTCCAGCAGAAAATAGGGGAGATCGAGCTTGAACTGATGCGGGCAAGAGAGTTTCTTTATGCAGCGGCAGACAGATGGGACAGGGCCGCAGAAAATGAAAGAGAGTCCATGCAGCCTCTTCTCGGTGCTGTAAAGCTGGCTGTTACAAATGCAGCATTAACAGTTGCTGACCTTGCAATTCGGGTCGTTGGCGCAAGAAGCCTTTCTGAACAGAATCCTCTGCAGCAATATTATCTGGATATCAGGGCAGGCCTTCATAATCCTCCAATGGATGATATGACCATATCGCTGCTTGCCCGCAAAGCCTTATCAAGGCTTGACTGA
- a CDS encoding late competence development ComFB family protein, with protein MKQPEYVNVMEEIVATLVKVLMLSPDYQTFCQCMKCRADIIAISLNNLPNHYVTTEEGRKMVFEQLNTEENRKWINKRIINAIHVVSKYPKH; from the coding sequence TTGAAACAACCGGAATACGTTAATGTTATGGAAGAAATTGTCGCAACACTCGTAAAAGTCCTTATGCTGAGCCCGGATTATCAAACCTTCTGCCAATGTATGAAGTGCCGCGCCGATATTATCGCCATCAGCCTCAATAATCTGCCAAACCATTATGTAACTACAGAAGAAGGCAGGAAAATGGTATTTGAACAGCTGAACACAGAGGAAAACCGGAAATGGATCAATAAAAGAATCATCAATGCGATTCATGTGGTGAGTAAATATCCGAAGCATTAG
- a CDS encoding YqzG/YhdC family protein: MKKSILIILLLSFPALLSPSAANIRHISAAQQTPAYAKWGKLAMTNTKIKYPGARILDYLHVGRTTQGSNCTETFKLWLARDNREFGVFVRITFDEKTEKIRAITYQETPR, translated from the coding sequence TTGAAAAAGTCGATACTGATTATATTATTGTTAAGTTTCCCTGCTCTGCTTTCCCCTTCTGCTGCAAATATCCGGCATATCTCAGCTGCACAGCAGACGCCAGCATATGCCAAATGGGGAAAGCTAGCGATGACCAATACAAAAATAAAGTATCCCGGAGCAAGAATCCTTGATTATCTTCATGTAGGCAGAACAACACAGGGATCCAACTGTACAGAAACCTTCAAACTTTGGCTTGCCAGGGACAATCGGGAATTCGGTGTCTTTGTCCGTATAACTTTTGATGAAAAAACAGAAAAAATCCGAGCAATTACCTATCAGGAGACGCCAAGATAG
- a CDS encoding ArsR/SmtB family transcription factor has product MKDLDEETLFIVSQTFKALSDPTRLRILNLLFQGEHSVNEIAEKLTLLQSTVSHQLRFLKNLRLVKFRREGTTLYYSHDDEHVMGILLQTIEHASHH; this is encoded by the coding sequence ATGAAGGATCTGGATGAAGAAACCTTATTCATTGTATCGCAGACATTTAAAGCATTATCCGATCCGACCAGGCTCAGAATCCTGAACCTGCTTTTTCAAGGGGAGCACTCAGTGAACGAAATTGCTGAAAAACTTACTCTGCTTCAATCGACGGTTTCCCATCAGCTGCGGTTTTTAAAAAATCTCAGGCTGGTTAAATTCAGGCGTGAGGGCACTACCTTATATTATTCCCATGATGACGAACATGTGATGGGGATCCTCCTGCAAACCATCGAGCATGCCAGCCACCATTAA
- a CDS encoding cation diffusion facilitator family transporter, protein MGHHHNHGHGHSHGHSSNKRALFLSFIIIASFMVVEVIGGILTNSLALLSDAGHMLSDAVALGLSFFAIKLGEKQATAAKSYGYKRFEIIAAALNGLTLIAISIYIFYEAVQRIMDPPAVQSMGMLAISVLGLIVNIIAAWILMKGDKDENLNVRSAFLHVLGDMLGSVGAITAALLIYFFNWGIADPIASVIVAILIIISGWRVTKDSFHILMEGAPEQIDASSIRSSLEGIASVKEIHDLHIWSITSGVPMLSCHIAITEEGRHDEVLREAQTALHNQYGIDHSTIQVERYEKGCPSAHGTCN, encoded by the coding sequence ATGGGACACCATCATAATCATGGACACGGACATTCTCACGGACATTCAAGCAACAAACGGGCGCTCTTTCTTTCATTTATCATCATCGCTTCTTTTATGGTCGTTGAAGTTATAGGGGGCATCCTGACAAACAGCCTAGCTCTTTTATCAGATGCCGGCCATATGCTCAGCGACGCTGTCGCCCTGGGACTGAGCTTTTTTGCTATAAAGCTTGGAGAAAAGCAGGCAACTGCAGCAAAATCTTATGGCTATAAGAGATTTGAAATCATTGCAGCTGCATTGAATGGCCTGACGCTGATCGCGATTTCCATTTACATCTTTTATGAGGCCGTCCAAAGGATTATGGACCCGCCGGCAGTCCAAAGCATGGGGATGCTTGCTATCTCGGTTCTCGGCCTTATTGTCAACATCATTGCGGCCTGGATACTGATGAAGGGCGACAAAGATGAGAACCTGAATGTAAGAAGCGCCTTTCTCCATGTACTTGGCGATATGCTGGGCTCTGTAGGTGCCATCACCGCAGCTTTGCTGATTTATTTCTTTAATTGGGGCATTGCAGATCCGATTGCAAGCGTCATCGTTGCCATCCTGATCATTATCAGCGGATGGAGAGTTACAAAGGATTCCTTCCATATATTGATGGAAGGAGCACCTGAACAGATTGACGCCTCCAGCATCCGCAGCTCTCTGGAAGGCATCGCATCTGTAAAAGAAATTCACGATCTCCATATCTGGTCGATCACATCAGGAGTGCCGATGCTCAGCTGCCATATCGCTATTACAGAGGAAGGCCGTCACGATGAAGTCCTTAGGGAAGCACAGACTGCCCTTCATAACCAGTACGGAATCGACCACAGCACCATCCAGGTGGAAAGATATGAAAAAGGCTGCCCAAGTGCGCATGGCACATGCAATTAA
- a CDS encoding polymer-forming cytoskeletal protein, which produces MILQGAGKLSINGVGSSDGGSYDKVSINGKGTVNGNIECRIFDCNGSGQFNGDLLSFEKAKINGNASIAGSFSGAALSIDGSAGFSGDVAVADEIKVNGKGRIGGRLASRKIIVNGRLTAGGGVETEEFKSKGQFIISSHLAAESIESFIMGECKVQEMRGKSILIRQKKDNPLRGLLQSFFPSRLEAALIEGEDIHLENTNVKMVRGNHIVIGENAIADIVEYTGSLKYEGNGTALESRQI; this is translated from the coding sequence ATGATTTTACAAGGAGCAGGGAAGCTGTCCATAAATGGGGTTGGGTCTTCGGACGGCGGGAGCTATGATAAGGTAAGCATCAACGGAAAAGGCACTGTCAATGGCAATATTGAATGCCGCATATTTGATTGCAATGGTTCAGGACAATTCAACGGAGACCTGCTATCTTTTGAAAAAGCTAAAATCAATGGAAATGCGTCGATTGCCGGAAGCTTCTCAGGGGCAGCGCTGTCTATCGACGGGAGCGCAGGCTTTTCCGGCGATGTGGCTGTTGCGGACGAAATTAAGGTAAATGGAAAAGGAAGAATCGGCGGAAGGCTCGCATCCAGAAAAATTATTGTTAATGGCAGGCTTACTGCAGGCGGCGGTGTGGAAACAGAGGAATTTAAATCAAAAGGCCAATTTATAATCAGCAGCCATTTGGCGGCAGAGAGCATAGAGTCTTTTATCATGGGCGAGTGCAAAGTGCAAGAGATGAGAGGAAAAAGCATTCTAATCAGGCAAAAGAAAGACAATCCGCTCAGAGGGCTGCTCCAATCTTTTTTTCCTTCCCGGCTTGAAGCAGCTTTGATAGAAGGTGAAGATATACATCTCGAAAATACGAATGTGAAGATGGTAAGGGGAAATCATATTGTGATAGGTGAAAATGCCATTGCTGATATTGTGGAGTATACAGGATCCCTCAAATATGAGGGGAACGGTACGGCTTTGGAGAGCAGGCAAATATAA
- a CDS encoding STAS domain-containing protein, which produces MQKNQMLFEYLSNNSQRITDKWLSTRAKDKGSIYSAEADIKIERMLREQNAFTNKTVSTILLDDRSLFEKLVQEWASTVAESRADTDTPIYEVISALGKVRDTYWEFVEEFAKKNDEIVKEDILQWSLVIHSAFDILTQKFAEQYYKITRNRLRAQQDLIHQLGAPIIPIIGSIGVLPLIGDIDTERAKAILESVPLQCTEAKLSYLFIDLSGVPIVDTMVAQQIYHIVQTLDLLGIKTTISGIRPEVAMTSIQLGIDFSKINTHSTLKNALAKMGLSMKPEL; this is translated from the coding sequence ATGCAGAAAAACCAAATGTTATTTGAATATCTCAGCAATAATTCTCAGAGAATTACTGACAAATGGCTGAGCACCAGGGCAAAAGATAAAGGATCGATTTATTCAGCAGAAGCGGATATAAAGATTGAAAGAATGCTCCGTGAGCAAAATGCCTTCACTAATAAGACCGTTTCGACCATTCTTTTGGATGACCGGTCTTTATTCGAAAAATTGGTCCAGGAATGGGCGAGCACAGTTGCTGAAAGCAGGGCAGATACCGATACTCCGATCTATGAGGTAATATCAGCTTTAGGCAAGGTGAGAGATACATACTGGGAATTTGTGGAGGAATTTGCGAAAAAGAACGATGAGATTGTCAAGGAGGATATCCTCCAGTGGAGTCTGGTCATTCATTCAGCTTTTGACATTCTCACACAGAAATTTGCTGAACAGTATTACAAAATTACCAGAAACAGGCTGAGAGCACAGCAGGATCTCATTCATCAGCTTGGTGCACCCATTATCCCGATCATCGGATCCATTGGCGTTCTTCCTTTGATAGGCGATATTGATACAGAAAGAGCCAAAGCAATATTAGAGAGCGTGCCCCTTCAGTGCACAGAAGCTAAGCTTTCCTATTTGTTTATCGATCTGTCCGGTGTACCGATCGTTGATACAATGGTAGCGCAGCAAATCTATCATATCGTCCAGACGCTGGACTTGCTAGGCATCAAGACCACCATCTCAGGCATCCGCCCGGAAGTTGCCATGACATCTATCCAGCTTGGAATCGACTTCAGCAAAATCAACACACATAGCACATTGAAAAATGCCCTGGCGAAAATGGGGCTGAGCATGAAACCTGAATTATAA
- the metG gene encoding methionine--tRNA ligase, translated as MAIFIGGAWPYANGSLHLGHIASLLPGDILARYYRMKGEEVLYVSGSDCNGTPIAIRAKHEGKSAKEIADRYHRDFAASFEQLGFTYDLYTRTDAPHHHQTVQEVFLSLLENGHLVPRTIEQTYCRTCVQFLPDRYVEGVCPSCGSQARGDQCDACSAILEPADLLDKSCKICGTPPEMKETDHYYFRLSHFQKQLEELSEEARSRHLWRDNSSSLTRRYLTEGLLDRAATRDLDVGVPVPIEGMEKKKIYVWIEAVIGYLSASREWARQHGKDGSRFWGSDVISYYVHGKDNIPFHTIIWPAIQMGIGLPGEPARMVSGEYLTLEKKKLSTSRNYAVWVPDILERYEPDSIRYFLAVNAPENRDADFSWREFVYSHNSELLGAYGNLVNRTFKFIEKYYDSMIPDGKLSEAVQEDIKHLYEKTGEKIEGAKLKEALEDIFAFVRSANKYFDSEQPWKTIKSDPQKCADALQTCVYIIKNLARLLNPFLPFSSRKINNMLQVNAHTLEWKEVRAAEKRLGTIAPLFSRLEEGRIPEELDRLEAARRK; from the coding sequence ATGGCAATTTTTATTGGCGGGGCATGGCCCTACGCAAACGGTTCCCTTCATCTTGGGCACATTGCAAGTCTGCTGCCCGGAGATATCCTTGCAAGATATTACAGAATGAAGGGCGAAGAAGTCCTGTATGTTTCCGGGAGCGACTGCAACGGAACACCCATAGCGATCAGGGCAAAACATGAAGGCAAATCAGCGAAAGAAATTGCTGACCGCTATCACAGGGATTTCGCAGCAAGCTTTGAACAGCTGGGTTTTACTTATGATTTATATACAAGGACAGATGCCCCGCATCATCATCAGACTGTACAGGAAGTATTTCTGTCGCTCTTGGAAAATGGCCATCTTGTTCCAAGAACGATAGAACAAACTTATTGCCGGACATGTGTCCAGTTTCTGCCTGACAGGTATGTAGAGGGAGTCTGCCCTTCCTGCGGCAGCCAAGCACGCGGGGATCAATGCGATGCCTGCTCAGCCATCCTTGAGCCGGCCGACCTTCTGGATAAATCCTGTAAAATATGCGGGACACCGCCGGAAATGAAAGAAACTGATCATTATTATTTCAGGCTGAGCCATTTTCAGAAGCAGCTTGAAGAGCTGTCCGAGGAGGCACGCTCCCGCCATTTGTGGAGGGACAACAGCAGCAGCCTGACAAGAAGATATTTAACTGAGGGGCTTCTGGACCGGGCTGCAACTAGGGATTTGGATGTTGGGGTGCCAGTCCCTATTGAAGGAATGGAGAAGAAAAAAATTTATGTATGGATTGAAGCGGTGATTGGCTATCTTTCTGCCAGCAGGGAATGGGCCCGCCAGCACGGCAAGGATGGCAGCAGGTTCTGGGGTAGTGATGTTATATCCTATTATGTGCATGGGAAAGACAATATCCCTTTCCATACCATCATCTGGCCAGCTATTCAAATGGGGATAGGGCTGCCTGGGGAACCAGCGCGGATGGTTTCCGGCGAATATCTTACACTAGAGAAAAAGAAGCTTTCAACAAGCAGGAATTATGCAGTCTGGGTCCCTGACATACTTGAAAGATATGAACCGGATTCAATCCGGTATTTCCTTGCTGTCAATGCTCCTGAGAACAGGGATGCTGACTTTTCCTGGCGGGAATTCGTTTACAGCCATAACAGTGAGCTGCTTGGGGCATATGGCAATCTGGTCAACAGAACTTTTAAGTTTATCGAAAAATATTATGACAGCATGATACCGGATGGAAAATTAAGTGAAGCTGTACAGGAGGATATTAAGCATTTATATGAGAAAACCGGAGAAAAGATCGAAGGCGCAAAGCTAAAAGAAGCGCTTGAGGATATTTTCGCCTTTGTACGCTCGGCCAATAAATATTTTGACAGTGAACAGCCTTGGAAAACGATTAAAAGCGACCCGCAAAAATGTGCAGATGCATTGCAGACCTGTGTGTACATCATCAAAAATCTGGCAAGGCTTCTGAACCCCTTCCTCCCTTTCTCCAGCAGGAAGATAAATAACATGCTGCAGGTGAATGCGCATACGCTGGAATGGAAAGAGGTTCGGGCTGCAGAGAAAAGGCTCGGCACTATCGCCCCCCTTTTCAGCCGCTTAGAAGAAGGAAGGATCCCAGAGGAGCTGGATAGGCTGGAAGCAGCCCGTAGGAAATAG
- a CDS encoding acyl-CoA thioesterase, protein MKKAYPADRSRTIQTRLVLPPDTNHLQTIFGGKVLSYIDEIAAITAMKHSGSMVVTASIDSVDFLSSASVGDALTLEAFVASTGRTSMEVYVKVHAANLLTGIRTLTTESFLTMVAVDENGKPIPVSGVLPHSEEEIRLFASAGARKEHRKNRMLIR, encoded by the coding sequence ATGAAAAAAGCTTATCCAGCAGACCGTTCCCGCACCATTCAGACCAGGCTGGTGCTTCCGCCGGATACAAACCATCTTCAGACAATTTTCGGCGGCAAAGTGCTATCCTATATTGATGAAATTGCTGCCATTACTGCAATGAAGCATTCCGGCAGCATGGTAGTAACAGCTTCGATCGACTCTGTGGATTTCCTGTCTTCAGCTTCAGTCGGTGACGCCCTTACTCTTGAAGCCTTTGTTGCCTCAACAGGGAGAACCTCCATGGAAGTCTATGTGAAAGTGCATGCAGCCAATCTTTTAACAGGGATTCGAACGCTGACGACCGAATCCTTTTTAACCATGGTTGCCGTGGATGAAAACGGCAAGCCCATTCCAGTATCCGGGGTGCTGCCTCATTCTGAGGAAGAAATCAGGCTGTTTGCTTCAGCAGGGGCACGAAAGGAGCATAGAAAAAACAGAATGCTTATACGATAA
- a CDS encoding ABC transporter substrate-binding protein produces the protein MKQLGKALLVIAVISALLLYAVSRLNSSQGYSSGNTLTVFNWGDYIDAELVDRFEKETGIKVIYETFDSNEAMMTKIEQGGTAYDIAVPSEYAIEKMKEEDLLLPVDHSKIPNLKYIDPRFMDLAFDPKNEYSIPYFWGTVGIAYNTDLLGDKEITSWNDLWDEDLRNQILLIDGAREVMGMGLNSLNYSLNDQNKKHLREAKEKLDTLTPNIKAIVGDEIRMLLENDEAAIGVVWSGTASELMWKKDNIEYVLPEEGTNLWFDNMVIPKTAKNVDAAHQFMNFMLDPEVAAQNTEYVGYSTPNKEALNYLPEEIVSDKRFYPDPEMTEKLEVYENLGKKMLAHYNELFLEFKMHSK, from the coding sequence ATGAAACAGCTCGGTAAAGCCCTGCTGGTCATTGCTGTCATTTCTGCACTTCTGCTGTATGCAGTCTCCCGGCTTAATTCCTCACAAGGCTATTCCAGCGGAAATACGCTGACGGTCTTTAACTGGGGAGACTATATCGATGCAGAACTCGTGGACCGCTTTGAAAAAGAAACAGGCATCAAGGTGATTTATGAAACCTTTGACAGCAATGAAGCCATGATGACCAAGATTGAACAGGGCGGGACAGCCTACGATATAGCGGTTCCGTCAGAATATGCAATTGAAAAAATGAAAGAAGAAGATTTGCTTTTACCGGTAGACCATTCAAAAATTCCAAACTTGAAATATATCGACCCGAGGTTCATGGACTTGGCATTCGATCCAAAAAATGAATACTCTATCCCTTATTTCTGGGGGACGGTCGGCATAGCCTATAACACAGATCTGCTTGGGGACAAAGAAATTACAAGCTGGAATGACCTTTGGGATGAAGATCTGCGAAACCAGATTCTCCTAATTGATGGTGCAAGGGAAGTTATGGGAATGGGCTTGAATTCCCTCAATTATTCCCTTAATGATCAAAATAAGAAGCATCTGAGGGAAGCGAAGGAAAAGCTTGATACCCTTACTCCGAATATCAAAGCCATTGTCGGGGATGAAATCCGGATGCTGCTTGAAAACGATGAAGCAGCCATAGGTGTTGTCTGGTCAGGAACTGCTTCAGAGCTGATGTGGAAAAAGGACAATATTGAGTATGTTCTCCCTGAGGAAGGGACGAACCTGTGGTTTGATAATATGGTCATTCCAAAAACGGCAAAAAACGTGGATGCCGCCCACCAGTTCATGAACTTCATGCTTGATCCGGAAGTCGCTGCCCAGAATACCGAATATGTAGGCTATTCGACGCCGAATAAAGAGGCGCTGAATTACCTGCCGGAGGAAATTGTCAGTGACAAGCGCTTCTATCCGGACCCGGAAATGACCGAAAAGCTGGAAGTGTACGAGAACCTTGGGAAAAAAATGCTCGCACATTATAATGAACTGTTTTTGGAATTCAAAATGCATAGTAAATAA